Proteins encoded within one genomic window of Halobacteroides halobius DSM 5150:
- the pilM gene encoding type IV pilus assembly protein PilM → MGILNTIKNLFKQQVIGLDIGNNLIKIVELEKENDTILLTNVAVAKTPQAAVQEGVLNDIDLLAEKINCLLKENKFKAHKIVTAVSGEEVIIRTVEVPSMPAEELAEAVKWEAKGQLPVAVEDAILDYEILKKGNGAYQLLVIAVKEEVINTYLKLFKRLRLDPVAIEIEATAMTNVLQCLDTKQIVGVVDIGGLTTDVSIYEAGELLFTRTIEAGSQNITEEIADSYQLDLKEAEDYKLNNNIFSDDKLRPVIRSWVTAIYRSLDYFQVKYNDYELNKLFLTGQGSNLTGLINHLENEFKIEIELLTSLDCIEIKEENSNSISNFSSSLGVAIGLAIRGLKSNG, encoded by the coding sequence ATGGGGATACTAAATACAATAAAAAATTTATTTAAACAACAAGTAATTGGTTTAGATATCGGTAATAACTTAATTAAGATAGTAGAGCTAGAAAAGGAAAATGATACTATATTATTAACTAATGTTGCGGTTGCTAAGACTCCTCAAGCAGCAGTTCAAGAAGGAGTACTAAATGATATAGATTTATTAGCAGAAAAAATCAATTGTTTATTAAAAGAAAATAAATTTAAGGCCCATAAAATTGTTACTGCTGTTAGTGGAGAAGAGGTAATTATTAGAACAGTTGAAGTACCTAGTATGCCAGCTGAAGAATTGGCCGAGGCAGTGAAATGGGAAGCTAAGGGCCAACTTCCTGTGGCAGTAGAAGATGCTATCTTAGATTATGAAATACTTAAAAAAGGTAATGGGGCATATCAATTGTTAGTAATAGCAGTTAAAGAGGAAGTAATTAATACTTACCTAAAGTTATTTAAGCGTCTTAGATTAGATCCAGTGGCAATTGAAATTGAAGCTACAGCTATGACTAATGTATTACAATGTTTAGATACTAAACAAATCGTGGGGGTAGTAGATATTGGTGGTTTAACCACAGATGTTTCAATTTATGAAGCAGGGGAGCTTTTATTTACTAGAACTATTGAAGCGGGTAGTCAAAATATCACAGAAGAAATAGCAGATTCTTATCAACTCGATTTAAAAGAAGCTGAGGATTATAAATTGAATAATAATATTTTTAGTGATGATAAATTAAGGCCTGTAATTAGAAGTTGGGTCACAGCTATTTATCGTTCACTAGATTATTTTCAAGTTAAATATAATGATTATGAATTAAATAAGTTATTTTTAACAGGCCAAGGTAGTAATTTAACGGGATTAATTAATCATTTAGAGAATGAATTTAAAATAGAAATAGAGTTATTAACTAGTTTAGATTGTATAGAGATTAAAGAAGAAAATTCAAATTCTATCTCTAATTTTTCATCATCATTAGGAGTAGCAATCGGATTGGCAATTAGGGGGTTAAAAAGCAATGGCTAA